One genomic window of Indioceanicola profundi includes the following:
- a CDS encoding hemolysin family protein, giving the protein MADLSDSRTPREDGAEDHNSLSHQFRGWLRAVLGGRGDNTLRDAIEELIEERDSAENSIAADERILLANILKLRDRTVVDAMVPRADIVAVPADITLPELVKRFSEEAHSRMPVFRENLDDVVGMLHIKDVLGCVADQKPFNMQAIIREVLIVAPSMPVLDLLLHMRQTRQHMALVVDEFGGIDGLVTIEDLVEEIVGEIEDEHDDAVEPKVVPRADGTLIADARLPIEDFEARVGRIFEEDELEDIDTLGGLVFSLAGRVPARGELLRHPSGVEFEVIEADPRRIKRLRVRNLPPPPEDEAAPATRAAAS; this is encoded by the coding sequence ATGGCCGATCTCAGCGACAGTCGAACGCCCCGTGAAGACGGGGCCGAAGATCACAACTCCCTCTCCCACCAGTTCCGGGGATGGCTACGCGCCGTCCTGGGCGGCCGCGGCGACAATACGCTGCGCGATGCGATCGAGGAGCTCATCGAGGAGCGCGACAGCGCGGAAAACTCGATCGCAGCCGACGAACGCATATTGCTGGCCAACATCCTGAAGCTCCGGGACCGGACCGTGGTGGACGCCATGGTCCCCCGGGCCGACATCGTGGCCGTTCCCGCCGACATCACCCTGCCGGAGCTGGTCAAGCGCTTCTCCGAAGAGGCGCACAGCCGCATGCCGGTGTTCCGGGAGAATCTGGACGATGTCGTCGGCATGCTGCACATCAAGGATGTGCTGGGCTGCGTGGCCGACCAGAAGCCGTTCAACATGCAGGCCATCATCCGCGAGGTGCTGATCGTGGCGCCCAGCATGCCGGTCCTGGACCTGCTGCTGCACATGCGCCAGACCCGCCAGCACATGGCGCTGGTGGTGGACGAGTTCGGCGGAATCGACGGGCTGGTCACCATCGAGGATCTGGTCGAGGAGATCGTCGGCGAGATCGAGGATGAGCATGACGACGCGGTGGAGCCCAAGGTTGTCCCCCGCGCCGACGGCACCCTGATCGCGGATGCCCGCCTTCCGATAGAAGATTTCGAGGCCCGGGTGGGCCGGATCTTCGAGGAGGATGAGCTGGAGGATATCGACACGCTGGGCGGTTTGGTCTTCTCCCTGGCCGGCCGCGTGCCCGCCCGCGGGGAGCTGCTGCGCCATCCCTCCGGCGTGGAATTCGAGGTGATCGAGGCCGACCCACGCCGTATCAAGCGCCTGCGGGTCCGCAACCTGCCCCCGCCGCCGGAAGACGAGGCCGCTCCCGCAACGAGGGCTGCCGCGTCGTGA
- the ybeY gene encoding rRNA maturation RNase YbeY, giving the protein MTGSTEILVTVEHSAWEDALPEVEALVLRAAEAALAGAVEDDLYDIPAGPSELSVVLADDAMVHELNRTYRGKDKPTNVLSFALFADAEQEETDEDDLPIPEGVDGKDGDEDAESLAPSAPPPVLLGDVILAYETVARESAEQGKSLADHLTHLVVHGVLHLIGYDHIADDEADDMERLETGILDKLGIPDPYAGSDGYRPPDEPDDPDGRKRPGAAPTS; this is encoded by the coding sequence ATGACCGGCAGCACCGAAATCCTGGTGACGGTGGAGCATTCCGCCTGGGAGGACGCCCTGCCCGAGGTGGAGGCGCTGGTGCTGCGCGCCGCCGAGGCAGCGCTGGCCGGGGCCGTCGAAGACGATCTCTACGATATTCCAGCGGGCCCGTCGGAGCTGTCGGTGGTGCTGGCCGACGACGCCATGGTGCATGAGCTGAACCGCACCTACCGCGGCAAGGACAAGCCCACCAATGTCCTGTCCTTCGCCCTGTTCGCCGATGCCGAACAGGAGGAGACGGATGAGGATGATCTGCCCATCCCGGAAGGGGTGGACGGAAAAGACGGCGACGAGGATGCCGAATCGCTGGCACCATCCGCGCCCCCTCCTGTACTGTTGGGCGACGTAATTCTCGCCTATGAAACCGTGGCGCGGGAATCGGCTGAGCAGGGCAAGTCCCTGGCCGACCACCTGACCCACCTGGTTGTTCACGGGGTACTGCACCTGATCGGGTACGACCATATCGCCGATGACGAAGCCGACGACATGGAGCGGCTTGAGACCGGCATTCTGGACAAGCTCGGCATCCCCGACCCCTATGCCGGCAGCGACGGTTACCGTCCGCCGGATGAGCCCGATGACCCCGACGGCCGAAAACGGCCGGGCGCGGCGCCCACTTCCTAG
- a CDS encoding PhoH family protein produces MTVPDGPSFVPTGNDRRIDLTFDDNRLLPLLFGEHEQHLSRIEKKLGVTLVSRGNVLTIAGPADSADAARAALDTLWDRLKAGMGVGAAEVDAALRMATAVDVSLREAALSALADPKAGLRTKRRAIVPRSPTQAKYLDALSQYELVFGLGPAGTGKTYLAVAQAVSLLIAGQVDRIILSRPAVEAGERLGFLPGDMKEKVDPYLRPLYDALHDMLPGDQVTKRLENGVIEVAPLAFMRGRTLSNAFVILDEAQNTTPMQMKMFLTRLGEGSRMAITGDITQIDLPSGQKSGLKDAIRILNGVEGVGFVSFTEADVVRHPLVGRIVRAYDADVKAGPEGA; encoded by the coding sequence TTGACGGTACCGGATGGCCCGAGCTTCGTTCCCACCGGGAACGACCGTCGCATCGACCTGACCTTCGACGACAACCGCCTGTTGCCGCTGCTCTTCGGTGAGCATGAACAGCATCTCAGCCGGATCGAGAAGAAGCTGGGCGTGACCCTGGTCAGCCGCGGCAATGTGTTGACCATCGCCGGGCCGGCGGATTCCGCCGATGCCGCCCGCGCCGCCCTGGACACGCTCTGGGACCGGCTGAAGGCCGGCATGGGCGTCGGTGCGGCGGAGGTGGATGCGGCGCTGCGCATGGCGACCGCCGTGGACGTGTCGTTGCGGGAGGCGGCGCTGTCCGCCCTGGCCGATCCGAAGGCCGGCCTGCGCACAAAGCGCCGGGCAATCGTGCCGCGCAGCCCCACCCAGGCCAAGTATCTGGACGCCCTGTCGCAGTATGAGCTGGTTTTCGGACTGGGCCCGGCCGGCACCGGCAAGACTTATCTGGCCGTAGCCCAGGCGGTGAGCCTGCTGATCGCGGGTCAGGTGGACCGCATTATCCTGTCGCGCCCCGCCGTCGAGGCGGGGGAGCGGCTGGGCTTCCTGCCCGGCGACATGAAGGAGAAGGTGGACCCCTATCTGCGCCCGCTCTACGACGCGTTGCACGACATGCTGCCGGGCGATCAGGTCACCAAGCGGCTGGAGAACGGGGTGATCGAGGTGGCGCCGCTGGCCTTCATGCGCGGCCGCACCCTGTCCAATGCCTTCGTGATCCTGGACGAGGCGCAGAACACCACGCCGATGCAGATGAAGATGTTCCTCACCCGCCTGGGCGAGGGCAGCCGCATGGCCATCACCGGCGACATCACCCAGATCGACCTGCCGTCCGGCCAGAAATCCGGCCTGAAGGATGCCATCCGCATCCTGAACGGGGTGGAGGGGGTCGGCTTCGTCAGCTTCACGGAGGCCGACGTGGTCCGCCATCCGCTGGTTGGCCGCATCGTCCGCGCCTACGACGCCGACGTGAAGGCCGGGCCGGAGGGGGCGTGA
- the miaB gene encoding tRNA (N6-isopentenyl adenosine(37)-C2)-methylthiotransferase MiaB, giving the protein MKKKLFIKTYGCQMNVYDSGRMADVLAPLGYEPTDAPEGADMVILNTCHIREKAAEKVYSELGRIRQLQKDKASDGGRMVVAVAGCVAQAEGAEIMVRAPHVDMVFGPQTYHQLPEMVARAVRGTGGVVNTDFPVESKFDLLPEESAAPAGPAAFLSVQEGCDKFCTFCVVPYTRGAEFSRPVAQVIAEAKRLAAAGVREFTLLGQNVNAYHGEAQDGTVWGLGRLIRGLAELEGVERIRYTTSHPRDMDDDLIAAHGEVPQLMPFVHLPVQSGSDRILAAMNRKHTADDYRRIVERMRAARPDLALSSDFIVGFPGESDQDFADTLRLVTDIGFAQAYSFKYSARPGTPAAGMDGRQVPEAVKDERLQALQQLLNAQQVGFNESSVGQVQDVLLDRVGKKAGQLLGRGPYMQSVHLIAPERLLGSVAPVRITAAFANSLTGEVVTLDDHAADAAAGTEEVRV; this is encoded by the coding sequence TTGAAGAAGAAGCTCTTCATCAAGACCTACGGGTGCCAGATGAATGTCTATGACAGCGGCCGCATGGCCGATGTCCTGGCACCGCTTGGTTATGAGCCCACGGACGCGCCCGAGGGCGCGGACATGGTGATCCTGAACACCTGCCACATCCGGGAAAAGGCGGCGGAGAAGGTCTATTCCGAACTGGGCCGCATCCGGCAGCTTCAGAAGGACAAGGCGTCCGACGGCGGGCGCATGGTGGTGGCCGTGGCCGGCTGCGTGGCCCAGGCCGAGGGTGCGGAGATCATGGTCCGCGCCCCGCATGTGGACATGGTCTTCGGCCCCCAGACCTATCACCAGCTTCCCGAGATGGTGGCCCGCGCCGTGCGCGGCACCGGCGGGGTGGTGAACACCGACTTCCCGGTGGAGAGCAAGTTCGACCTGCTGCCGGAGGAGAGCGCCGCCCCGGCCGGGCCGGCTGCCTTCCTGAGCGTGCAGGAGGGCTGTGACAAGTTCTGCACCTTCTGCGTGGTGCCCTATACGCGCGGCGCCGAATTCTCCCGCCCCGTCGCCCAGGTGATCGCGGAGGCGAAACGCCTTGCCGCCGCCGGCGTGCGCGAATTCACCCTGCTGGGCCAGAACGTCAACGCCTACCATGGCGAGGCCCAGGACGGCACTGTCTGGGGCCTGGGCCGGCTGATCCGCGGGCTGGCCGAGCTGGAGGGGGTGGAGCGCATCCGCTACACCACCAGCCATCCGCGCGACATGGACGACGACCTGATCGCCGCCCATGGCGAGGTGCCGCAGCTCATGCCCTTCGTGCACCTGCCGGTGCAGTCCGGCAGCGACCGCATCCTGGCCGCCATGAACCGCAAGCACACGGCCGACGATTACCGCCGGATCGTGGAGCGCATGCGCGCAGCCCGGCCGGATCTGGCCTTGAGCAGCGACTTCATCGTCGGCTTCCCCGGCGAGAGCGACCAGGATTTCGCAGACACGCTGCGGCTGGTAACCGATATCGGCTTCGCCCAGGCCTACAGCTTCAAGTACAGCGCCCGCCCCGGCACGCCGGCCGCCGGCATGGACGGACGGCAGGTGCCCGAAGCCGTGAAGGATGAGCGGTTGCAGGCTCTGCAGCAGCTCCTGAACGCCCAGCAGGTCGGGTTCAACGAATCCTCCGTCGGACAGGTGCAGGACGTGCTGCTGGACCGCGTCGGCAAGAAGGCGGGCCAGTTGCTGGGCCGCGGCCCCTATATGCAGTCCGTGCACCTGATCGCGCCCGAGCGGCTGCTGGGCAGCGTGGCGCCGGTGCGCATCACCGCCGCCTTCGCCAATTCCCTGACCGGCGAGGTAGTGACCCTGGACGACCACGCCGCGGACGCTGCGGCCGGAACAGAGGAGGTGCGGGTTTGA
- a CDS encoding invasion associated locus B family protein, which translates to MRSTNRHSPAPSPSARRPVRVLAALALTAGLALAASAGPASAQSSEPKLIGTFRDWNAFVLDEPGGRVCWMASKPTKDEGNYSRRGDIFALVTHRPYEKSLDVVSFVAGYPHADGSEVTVQIGNSRFELFTEGDTSWARDDKTDREIVQAIRAGSSMVVRGTSSRGTRTTDTYSLAGSSAAYDAINKACDVSGR; encoded by the coding sequence ATGCGTTCGACAAACCGACACTCCCCCGCGCCATCCCCTTCCGCCCGCCGGCCCGTCCGGGTGCTGGCCGCGCTTGCGCTGACTGCCGGGCTTGCCCTGGCCGCGTCTGCCGGTCCCGCCTCGGCCCAGTCCAGCGAGCCGAAGCTGATCGGCACCTTCCGCGACTGGAACGCCTTCGTGCTGGACGAGCCCGGCGGGCGCGTCTGCTGGATGGCCAGCAAGCCCACCAAGGACGAGGGCAATTACAGCCGCCGGGGCGACATCTTCGCCCTGGTGACCCACCGTCCCTATGAGAAGAGCCTGGACGTGGTCAGCTTCGTCGCCGGCTATCCCCATGCGGACGGGTCCGAGGTCACGGTCCAGATCGGCAACAGCCGGTTCGAGCTGTTCACCGAGGGCGATACGAGCTGGGCTCGCGACGACAAGACCGACCGCGAGATCGTCCAGGCCATCCGGGCCGGCAGCTCCATGGTGGTGCGCGGCACCTCCTCCCGCGGGACGCGGACCACGGATACCTACAGCCTCGCCGGCTCCTCCGCCGCCTACGACGCCATCAACAAGGCCTGCGACGTCAGCGGACGCTGA
- a CDS encoding ChrR family anti-sigma-E factor, which translates to MSPLHHAPDELLMAYAAGGLGEAQSLALATHLALCLVCRGEVRRLETLGGVLLDDLPAPPVDEDLLTAFLNRLDAPGGEVATLSRSCAKPAAAGLPVLPQPLRGYVGGDLDQVAWTRILPGLAQATVPVRSGTARARLLRVAAGTALPRHTHAGTELTLVLSGGYSDGDRHFQRGDLDFCDGSVDHRPMAGESGECVCLLVTDAPLRLTGPTGRLLNSFLRL; encoded by the coding sequence ATGAGCCCGCTCCACCACGCCCCGGACGAACTGCTCATGGCCTATGCCGCCGGCGGGCTGGGGGAGGCGCAGTCGCTTGCGCTGGCCACCCATCTGGCGCTCTGCCTGGTCTGCCGTGGAGAGGTGCGCCGGCTGGAAACGCTGGGCGGCGTGCTGCTGGACGATCTGCCAGCCCCGCCGGTCGATGAGGATTTGTTGACCGCCTTCCTGAACCGGCTCGACGCGCCGGGCGGCGAAGTCGCCACCCTGTCCCGTTCCTGCGCCAAGCCCGCCGCCGCCGGCCTGCCGGTCCTGCCGCAACCCCTGCGGGGATATGTCGGCGGCGACCTGGACCAGGTGGCCTGGACCCGTATCCTGCCGGGATTGGCCCAGGCGACCGTGCCCGTCCGCTCCGGCACCGCCAGGGCCAGGCTGCTGCGGGTCGCCGCCGGCACGGCATTGCCCCGGCACACTCATGCCGGAACCGAGCTGACGCTGGTGCTCTCCGGCGGCTACAGCGACGGCGACCGGCATTTCCAGCGCGGCGACCTGGATTTCTGCGACGGGAGCGTGGACCACCGGCCAATGGCGGGTGAGAGCGGGGAATGCGTATGCCTGCTCGTCACGGATGCGCCCCTCAGGCTCACCGGTCCGACCGGACGCCTGCTGAATTCCTTCCTCCGCCTCTGA
- the nadA gene encoding quinolinate synthase NadA, translated as MSVTEQAAARAALAELDLSYTPAVAEATRPIYERVKDVIPAMEWPFHAPLVHAINRLKREKNAVILAHNYQAPEIFHTVADIVGDSLALARRAVDTDADVIVLAGVHFMAETAKILNPAKTVLIPDGSAGCSLADSITAADVRLLRQKYPGVPIATYVNTSAEVKAESDICITSGNAVKVIESLPGDEVLCIPDEYLAKWVATQTSKKVYTWKGHCEVHERFTGAQLRDYRGRFKGDITIIAHPECPPDVLAEADFVGSTANMQDFVEGRQPKRVLLITECSMADNLQAQNPDVEFVKPCNLCPHMKKITLSNILESLVTLEPRVEVDASVSSRARLAVERMLAVK; from the coding sequence ATGAGTGTTACGGAGCAGGCCGCAGCCCGGGCCGCCCTTGCCGAATTGGACCTTTCCTACACGCCCGCCGTGGCGGAGGCGACGCGCCCGATCTATGAGCGGGTGAAGGATGTGATCCCGGCCATGGAATGGCCGTTCCACGCCCCGCTGGTGCATGCCATCAACCGGCTGAAGCGGGAGAAGAACGCCGTCATCCTGGCGCACAACTACCAGGCGCCGGAAATCTTCCACACGGTGGCCGACATCGTGGGCGACAGCCTGGCGCTGGCCCGGCGCGCCGTGGACACCGATGCCGACGTGATCGTGCTGGCTGGCGTCCATTTCATGGCGGAGACGGCGAAGATCCTGAATCCGGCCAAGACGGTGTTGATCCCCGACGGCTCCGCCGGTTGCTCGCTTGCCGACAGCATCACGGCGGCCGATGTGCGGCTGCTGCGGCAGAAATATCCGGGCGTGCCGATCGCCACCTACGTCAACACCTCGGCGGAGGTGAAGGCGGAAAGCGACATCTGCATCACCTCCGGCAATGCCGTGAAGGTGATCGAGAGCCTTCCGGGCGACGAGGTGCTGTGCATCCCCGACGAATACCTGGCCAAGTGGGTGGCGACCCAGACCTCCAAGAAGGTCTATACCTGGAAGGGTCACTGCGAGGTGCATGAGCGCTTCACCGGCGCGCAGCTCCGCGATTATCGCGGCCGCTTCAAGGGTGACATCACCATCATCGCCCACCCGGAATGCCCGCCCGACGTGCTGGCGGAGGCGGATTTCGTTGGCTCCACCGCCAACATGCAGGATTTCGTGGAAGGCAGGCAGCCGAAGCGGGTGCTGCTGATCACCGAATGCTCCATGGCGGACAATCTGCAGGCCCAGAACCCCGATGTGGAGTTCGTGAAGCCCTGCAATCTCTGCCCGCACATGAAGAAGATCACCCTGTCCAACATCCTGGAATCCCTGGTCACGCTGGAGCCGCGGGTGGAAGTCGACGCATCTGTTTCCAGCCGCGCCCGGCTGGCGGTGGAGCGGATGCTGGCGGTGAAGTAG
- a CDS encoding L-aspartate oxidase, with amino-acid sequence MDGGVFRIGSGPQRPGVRVEEAEVVVIGSGMAGLVASLSLAPRRVTLLTKTGDLPGGSSNWAQGGIAAAVGDGDSAGSHAADTVAAGAGLTDPLVAELLTREGAQRLNAWIGRGLPFDRDGAGRILLGREAAHSASRILHAGGDATGRTLTGWLASRVRQAPHVDIRTGAFAWELVVEQGRIAGVLAHHADAGWVFHRTGTVLLATGGIGQLYRHTTNPEESTGDGLALAALAGAELADLEFVQFHPTALAAEAGRRTPLLTEALRGAGAHLLDGSGRRFMPDEHPDAELAPRDVVARAIGTRIAAGQRVFLDLRPIWVAGGAAKFPTVAAILAEAGIDPAVQPVPVAPAAHYHMGGVVTDLDARTSVQGLYAAGEVACTGVHGANRLASNSLLEAIVFAERAAASILAHPAPAPYAPVPQAPAVAADGTGLAGLADAARTVMARTAGLVRDGAGLSRALMDLADLQHRADRLRRMAGLAAGDVRAAGELRNRLLISRLVVQAALGRTESRGAHARTDWPQPRPEWLRRQVLTLADVATPELVPA; translated from the coding sequence ATGGATGGCGGCGTCTTCAGGATCGGGTCCGGCCCGCAGCGGCCGGGTGTGCGGGTTGAGGAGGCGGAGGTGGTGGTGATCGGCTCCGGCATGGCCGGGCTGGTCGCATCGCTCAGCCTTGCCCCGCGGCGGGTCACCCTGCTGACCAAGACCGGCGATCTGCCCGGCGGCTCCAGCAACTGGGCGCAGGGCGGCATCGCGGCGGCGGTGGGGGACGGCGACAGCGCCGGAAGCCATGCCGCCGACACCGTCGCGGCCGGCGCCGGCCTGACCGATCCCCTGGTGGCCGAGCTGCTGACGCGGGAGGGGGCCCAGCGCCTGAACGCCTGGATCGGGCGCGGCCTGCCCTTCGACCGGGACGGGGCCGGGCGCATCCTGCTGGGGCGGGAGGCGGCGCACAGCGCCAGCCGCATCCTGCATGCCGGCGGCGACGCCACCGGCCGCACCCTGACGGGCTGGCTGGCCAGCCGGGTGCGGCAGGCCCCCCATGTGGACATCCGCACCGGCGCCTTCGCCTGGGAACTGGTGGTGGAGCAAGGGCGGATCGCCGGCGTGCTGGCCCACCACGCCGATGCCGGCTGGGTGTTCCACCGCACCGGCACGGTGCTGCTGGCCACCGGCGGCATCGGGCAGCTCTACCGCCACACCACGAACCCGGAGGAGTCCACCGGCGACGGCTTGGCGCTGGCGGCGCTGGCCGGGGCCGAGCTGGCCGATCTGGAATTCGTTCAGTTCCATCCCACCGCCCTCGCCGCCGAAGCCGGGAGGCGTACGCCCCTGCTGACCGAAGCCCTGCGCGGGGCCGGGGCGCATCTGCTGGATGGAAGCGGCCGCCGCTTCATGCCGGATGAGCATCCGGATGCGGAGCTGGCCCCCCGCGACGTGGTCGCCCGCGCCATCGGCACCCGCATCGCCGCTGGACAGCGCGTGTTCCTGGATCTGCGCCCGATCTGGGTGGCGGGCGGGGCCGCCAAGTTCCCCACCGTGGCCGCCATCCTGGCCGAAGCCGGCATCGACCCGGCGGTGCAGCCTGTGCCGGTCGCCCCCGCCGCCCACTATCATATGGGCGGCGTCGTGACCGACCTGGACGCACGCACCAGCGTACAGGGGCTGTATGCGGCGGGCGAGGTGGCCTGCACCGGCGTACACGGGGCCAACCGCCTGGCCAGCAACAGCCTGCTGGAAGCCATCGTCTTCGCCGAGCGTGCGGCGGCATCCATCCTGGCCCACCCCGCCCCGGCGCCGTACGCGCCGGTGCCGCAGGCTCCCGCGGTTGCCGCGGACGGTACCGGGCTTGCCGGCTTGGCCGATGCGGCGCGCACGGTCATGGCCCGCACAGCGGGGCTGGTCCGCGACGGTGCCGGCCTGTCCCGCGCCCTCATGGACCTTGCCGACCTCCAGCACCGGGCCGACCGGCTGCGCCGGATGGCCGGGCTTGCCGCAGGGGATGTCCGGGCAGCCGGGGAGCTGCGGAACCGGCTGCTCATCAGCCGGCTGGTGGTGCAGGCCGCCCTTGGCCGCACCGAAAGCCGCGGCGCCCACGCCCGCACCGACTGGCCGCAGCCGCGGCCGGAATGGCTCCGCCGGCAGGTGCTGACGCTGGCCGATGTCGCGACGCCGGAGCTGGTGCCGGCCTGA
- the nadC gene encoding carboxylating nicotinate-nucleotide diphosphorylase, translating into MPHAPLYPVMYEDLVRAALREDLGRAGDLSADACVPAEARARAILRARKPGVIAGLEPALAAFRLLDPALSITVQAADGAGVAAGGTVAVVEGAARPILSAERTALNLLGRLCGIATQTHELAAAVEGTGAHIVCTRKTTLGLRMLEKYAVRVGGGSNHRFGLDDAVMIKDNHIVAAGGLKAAVERARAHIGHMVKIEVEVDTLDQLAELIPLGADAVLLDNMDPATLRRAVRMVDGRMITEASGGVTPETVRAVAETGVTLISLGWLTHSVKNFDVGLDFEPV; encoded by the coding sequence ATGCCCCACGCCCCGCTCTATCCCGTCATGTATGAGGATCTGGTCCGCGCCGCCCTGCGGGAGGATCTGGGGCGGGCCGGCGATCTGTCGGCGGATGCCTGCGTGCCGGCGGAGGCCAGGGCGCGCGCCATCCTGCGGGCGCGCAAGCCGGGCGTCATCGCGGGGCTGGAACCGGCGCTGGCCGCCTTCCGCCTGCTGGACCCCGCCTTGTCCATCACCGTCCAGGCGGCGGATGGCGCCGGTGTCGCGGCCGGCGGCACGGTGGCGGTGGTGGAAGGGGCGGCGCGGCCCATCCTGTCGGCGGAGCGGACGGCGCTGAACCTGCTGGGCCGGCTCTGCGGCATCGCCACCCAGACCCATGAGCTGGCGGCGGCGGTGGAGGGCACCGGAGCGCACATCGTCTGCACCCGCAAGACCACGCTTGGCCTGCGCATGCTGGAGAAGTACGCCGTGCGGGTCGGGGGCGGCAGCAACCACCGCTTCGGCCTGGATGATGCCGTGATGATCAAGGACAACCACATCGTCGCCGCCGGCGGGCTGAAAGCCGCGGTGGAGCGCGCCCGCGCCCATATCGGCCACATGGTGAAGATCGAGGTGGAGGTGGATACGCTGGACCAGCTTGCCGAGCTGATCCCGCTGGGAGCGGATGCCGTGCTGCTGGACAATATGGACCCCGCCACCCTGCGCCGGGCCGTGCGGATGGTGGATGGCCGCATGATCACGGAAGCCAGCGGCGGCGTGACGCCGGAAACGGTGCGGGCGGTGGCGGAAACCGGCGTCACGCTGATCAGTCTGGGCTGGCTGACCCACAGCGTGAAGAATTTCGATGTCGGCCTGGATTTCGAACCGGTCTGA
- a CDS encoding L-lactate permease translates to MQAFLATLPIALILVLMVGLRRSAATSALVGLAAAVAVALAVFPVEQPGRLLAGVGMEAGFTTLTILWIIFPALCLHELQTRTGAVDTLRGGLARLSADPRLLAILIGWFFGLFIEGAAGFGTSAALAAPMLVAVGFPAQRAVVLALIGHIVGVSFGAVGTPVLPQMAVTGFSGLELSAAVGIMHAALGGIIMAFLLRAVAAGAPLPQPTPGLPAWGWGVLAAAAVLAPYLLLALFVGPELPTLGGALLGGTLFVLALKRFGGTAGAMADAEQGRGMLWAGLPYLVLVALILVSRLIPDLKEALRGVEIGWTMTGGFSGTVQPLYHPGTMLLAGFLIGGLMQGASGAKLGGAAKAAALRLPKVALALVAMLALARLMVHSGMIESLAAAAAAGLGPVWPVLSPFVGVLGSFVTGSATASNILFTDFQEATANALGLPALPLLGAQNFGAAVGNLICPHNIIAACAVVGLAGQEGEVLKRTALPALVYAVAGGALTWVLVLWAA, encoded by the coding sequence ATGCAGGCATTCCTCGCCACCCTGCCCATCGCCCTGATCCTTGTCCTGATGGTGGGGCTTCGCCGTTCCGCCGCCACATCGGCCCTGGTGGGGCTGGCCGCCGCGGTCGCGGTGGCGCTGGCGGTGTTTCCCGTGGAACAACCGGGGCGGCTGCTGGCCGGTGTGGGGATGGAGGCCGGGTTCACCACGCTGACCATCCTGTGGATCATCTTCCCCGCTTTGTGCCTGCATGAGCTTCAGACCCGCACCGGGGCGGTGGACACGCTGCGGGGCGGCCTGGCCCGCCTGTCCGCCGATCCGCGGCTGCTGGCCATCCTGATCGGCTGGTTCTTCGGCCTGTTCATCGAGGGGGCGGCCGGGTTCGGCACCTCCGCCGCGCTGGCGGCCCCCATGCTGGTGGCGGTGGGCTTTCCGGCCCAGCGGGCCGTGGTGCTGGCCCTGATCGGCCATATCGTCGGGGTCAGTTTCGGGGCGGTGGGCACGCCGGTCCTGCCCCAGATGGCCGTCACCGGGTTCAGCGGGCTGGAGCTGTCGGCAGCGGTGGGAATCATGCATGCGGCGCTGGGCGGGATCATCATGGCCTTCCTGCTGCGCGCCGTGGCGGCTGGCGCGCCGCTGCCGCAGCCGACACCCGGCCTGCCGGCCTGGGGCTGGGGCGTGCTGGCCGCGGCGGCGGTGCTGGCGCCCTATCTCCTGCTGGCGCTGTTCGTGGGGCCGGAGCTGCCAACGCTGGGCGGGGCGCTGCTGGGCGGAACCTTGTTCGTGCTGGCCTTGAAGCGCTTCGGCGGCACGGCCGGGGCGATGGCGGATGCGGAACAAGGCCGCGGCATGCTGTGGGCGGGGCTGCCCTATCTGGTGCTGGTGGCGCTGATCCTGGTGAGCCGGCTGATCCCCGACCTGAAGGAGGCCCTGCGCGGGGTGGAGATCGGCTGGACCATGACGGGCGGCTTCTCCGGCACGGTGCAGCCGCTGTACCACCCCGGCACCATGCTGCTGGCCGGGTTCCTGATCGGCGGGCTGATGCAGGGGGCCAGCGGAGCCAAGCTGGGCGGCGCTGCCAAGGCCGCGGCCCTGCGCCTGCCCAAGGTGGCGCTGGCGCTGGTGGCGATGCTGGCGCTGGCCCGGCTGATGGTGCATTCCGGCATGATCGAGTCCCTGGCCGCCGCCGCGGCCGCCGGGCTGGGACCGGTCTGGCCGGTGTTGAGCCCGTTCGTGGGCGTGCTGGGCAGCTTCGTCACCGGCAGCGCCACCGCCAGCAACATCCTGTTCACCGATTTCCAGGAGGCGACGGCCAATGCGCTGGGGCTTCCGGCGCTGCCGCTGCTGGGGGCGCAGAATTTCGGGGCGGCGGTGGGCAACCTGATCTGCCCGCACAACATCATCGCCGCCTGCGCCGTGGTCGGGCTGGCCGGGCAGGAGGGGGAGGTGCTGAAGCGCACCGCCCTGCCCGCCCTGGTCTATGCCGTGGCCGGTGGGGCGCTGACCTGGGTTCTGGTGCTGTGGGCGGCGTGA